A region of Mycteria americana isolate JAX WOST 10 ecotype Jacksonville Zoo and Gardens chromosome 11, USCA_MyAme_1.0, whole genome shotgun sequence DNA encodes the following proteins:
- the CDHR4 gene encoding cadherin-related family member 4, whose protein sequence is MGTHGSLTFLLLLLSLRAPGTFVRAAALPDLPRAVALSEDAAPGTRVAEVTVSCSNVSGSPNVTLHGIEPGHPFNPIAISADPVATATFQAEVTLRAGAELNARQVNQYTLTLRAACPGEDEVEERLFVRVTAGQALRCDAPFASAEGDVVQVLADTAPRTPLYAVLPQPLGGLTFRLRNHDTPLALTRRGLVLAPASGFDPSKDTQTYRLEIEVMDRHGHNCSGVVRVEVLPSRRPRVTFLEPQRAVTVPEGTGPLEVVTQVHASGDNVRYAILAPTAPALFTIDEVTGKIRSTCQLEVAHARLLIRAYNVLHPADHATTVLNITVQGTDQRAPSCIPALSVSQVPETVSPGSTLVTLRCTDPAGAEGGLRYALEGPPASRSRFRMEGPRLQVNGTLDYDSEAVAAVGFQFTATVVVTAGGQPPRSTFVPVLVTVTPVNEFTPACPNGAAFTVLETAAFGSTVGRVAGTDRDYPPDSLEYSLEGAPGPTQPFSIDMRTGEIRVVGPLDSQRHKSYRLTVRLTDTRNDLDPAKRRSRLCDMAVRLQAVPDQAPVCTPEVQELRMTARLGGRQPVTRLACQGSPDGAALAYAIAGGNEDGRFQLEGNTLFYLPDDLAEPRTFVLLVEVWGGPGVPRRSTVVALVVHITPRSTPVPPSTTTRHMTLRKEPLVVMRTEAAWHPPAWFVAVLTVSGALLLAALGCVARSLLCSDRDPDKTLGKRWVLHGQGGWIGGKGQPCTSARAPVASSQAAGRCSPWGVFDVPRVWLWSIGRCARELSLSQGLSPGARAGATAAHRGSPDLLGKAPREEMSRLHTPREHEPRVRGSRRESPGSTGAGPAYARRLHGEEEACKPVGRLTAASSSHSRQCQAWLVTHSWQHPSGSRLRARHRRRALPLPPPQLLGHGGAEGWQGGAEPPPCRQPSKCVPWRRGRAPCRGRGWSPWGPSTLSRLSSAQGQFDGRARDPRTGRDYLFNSVTGARRWI, encoded by the exons ATGGGCACGCACGGAagcctcaccttcctcctcctcctcctcagcctccgTGCCCCAG GGACTTTTGTCAGAGCAGCAG CCCTGCCTGACCTGCCGCGTGCGGTGGCCCTGAGCGAGGACGCGGCGCCGGGCACCCGCGTGGCCGAGGTGACCGTGTCCTGCAGCAATGTGAGCGGCAGCCCCAACGTCACTCTGCACGGCATCGAGCCTGGCCACCCCTTCAACCCCATTGCCATCAGCGCTGATCCCGTGGCCACCGCCACGTTTCAGGCAGAG GTGACACTGCGTGCGGGTGCGGAGCTCAATGCCCGCCAGGTGAACCAGTACACCCTGACCCTGCGGGCTGCTTGTCCCGGTGAGGATGAGGTGGAAGAGCGTCTCTTTGTCCGGGTGACGGCGGGGCAGGCGCTGCGCTGTGACGCCCCCTTTGCCAGCGCGG AGGGAGACGTGGTGCAGGTGCTGGCGGACACGGCACCCCGGACGCCCCTGTACGCAGTGCTGCCGCAGCCGCTCGGCGGGCTGACG TTCAGGCTCCGAAACCACGACACGCCGCTTGCGCTCACCCGCCGGGGCCTGGTGCTGGCGCCTGCCAGCGGCTTCGACCCCAGCAAGGACACCCAG ACATACAGGCTGGAGATCGAGGTCATGGACCGCCACGGGCACAACTGCAGCGGGGTCGTGAGGGTGGAGGTGCTGCCGTCGCGCCGTCCCCGTGTCACCTTCCT CGAGCCACAGCGGGCCGTGACGGTGCCGGAGGGCACCGGCCCCTTGGAGGTGGTCACACAGGTCCACGCCAGTGGTGACAACGTCCGCTATGCCATCCTGGCTCCCACAGCGCCCGCACTCTTCACCATTGATGAGG TGACGGGCAAGATCCGCAGCACCTGCCAGCTGGAGGTGGCCCACGCACGCCTCCTCATCCGGGCTTATAACGTGCTGCACCCCGCTGACCATGCCACCACCGTGCTCAACATCACCGTGCAGGGGACAGACCAGCGGGCGCCAAGCTGCATCCCGGCCCTCTCCGT GTCCCAGGTGCCTGAGACGGTGTCCCCCGGCAGCACCCTGGTGACACTGAGGTGCACCGACCCCGCTGGCGCCGAGGGGGGCCTGCGCTACGCCCTCGAGGGGCCCCCTGCCTCCCGCTCCCGCTTCCGCATGGAGGGGCCACGGCTGCAG GTCAACGGCACCCTGGACTACGACTCGGAGGCTGTGGCCGCTGTGGGCTTCCAGTTCACAGCCACCGTCGTGGTGacggcgggagggcagcccccaCGGAGCA cctttgtgcctgtgctCGTGACGGTGACGCCCGTCAATGAATTCACACCGGCATGCCCCAACGGTGCCGCCTTCACCGTGCTGGAGACAGCAGCTTTCGGCAGCACCGTGGGGCGCGTGGCCGGCACCGACCGCGACTACCCACCGGACAGCCTCGAGTACAGCCTGGAGGGggcccccggccccacgcagccCTTCTCCATCGACATGCGCACCG GCGAGATCCGCGTGGTGGGACCCCTCGACTCCCAGCGGCACAAGAGCTACAGGCTGACAGTGCGGCTGACAGACACCCGCAATGACCTGGACCCGGCAAAGCGGCGGAGCCGCCTGTGTGACATGGCCGTGCGCCTGCAG GCTGTGCCAGACCAGGCGCCGGTGTGCACCCCCGAGGTGCAGGAGCTGCGGATGACAGCCAGGTTGGGCGGCCGCCAGCCTGTCACCCGCCTGGCGTGCCAGGGCAGCCCTGACGGCGCAGCGCTGGCATACGCCATCGCTGGAG GCAATGAGGATGGGCGCTTTCAGCTGGAGGGGAACACTCTCTTCTACCTCCCCGATGACCTGGCTGAGCCCCGCACCTTCGTGCTGCTGGTGGAGGTGTGGGGTGGCCCTGGTGTCCCCCGCCGCAGCACTGTGGTGGCACTGGTGGTGCACATCACCCCCCGGAGCACCCCGGTGCCACCCAGCACCACCACCCGGCACATG ACGCTGCGGAAGGAGCCGCTGGTCGTCATGCGGACGGAGGCGGCGTGGCACCCGCCGGCCTGGTTTGTGGCCGTGCTGACTGTCTCtggtgccctgctgctggccgcCCTGGGCTGCGTGGCCCGGAGCCTGCTGTGCAG CGACCGAGACCCTGACAAGACCCTGGGCAAGAGGTGGGTGCTGCATGGCCAGGGCGGTTGGATCGGTGGCAAGGGGCAGCCATGCACGTCGGCGCGGGCTCCCGTAGCATCCTCGCAGGCAGCCGGGAGATGCAGCCCGTGGGGGGTGTTTGATGTACCCCGCGTTTGGCTGTGGTCCATTGGTCGCTGTGCCAGGGAGTTGTCTCTGTCACAGG ggctgagtcctggtgccagggctggggccactGCAGCTCACCGGGGGAGCCCCGATTTGCTGGGGAAGGCGCCCCGGGAGGAGATGAGCAGGCTGCACACCCCCCGGGAGCATGAACCGAGGGTGAgaggcagcagaagggagagcCCAGGAAGCACTGGAGCCGGCCCAGCCTACGCCAGGCGTCTGCACGGCGAGGAGGAGGCATGCAAGCCTGTGGGCAGGTTAACAGCCGCCTCCAGCAGC CACAGCCGGCAGTGCCAAGCCTGGCTGGTGACCCACTCCTGGCAGCATCCCTCAGGGTCAAGGCTGAGGGCCCGTCACCGACGGCGTgccctccccttgccccctccaCAGCTTCTGGGACATGGCGGAGCAGAGGGGTGGCAAGGAGGAGCGGAGCCGCCCCCATGCCGGCAGCCCAGTAAGTGTGTGCCATGGCGGCGAGGGCGGGCACCCTGCCGGGGGCGCGGGTGGTCACCCTGGGGCCCTAGCACCCTCTCCCGTCTCTCCTCTGCACAGGGACAGTTCGATGGCCGTGCCCGGGACCCGC GCACCGGCAGGGACTATCTCTTCAACAGCGTGACCGGGGCACGGCGCTGGATCTGA
- the INKA1 gene encoding PAK4-inhibitor INKA1: MHSARPDACPGQLGADRRCRREAGAAPRAHMPGTRPASQQPGGAPGPAPRPPPPPRPSSAADSACGPEPGGEEEERGGPAARSPPASERSLEFDSGYSEASGGTWREEDEEEEEAPVRRRHPPPCQRAHRLSAGPAAPPPAPARRARPKSTSDACLEQWRAPEPAETRDWTVALLSQSRNRQPLVLGDNCFADLVENWMDLPEVGAEPRRRSPAEPSRRLAKPPAFLLSLSGNVRRKLASMARPRGAEGARPGGREATKRFSCPLGLGGQPKGACFHQSHSNIAQLATDFHRFTALMNSRSRQPIICNDVIGYI, encoded by the exons atgCACAGCGCCCGCCCGGACGCCTGCCCGGGCCAGCTCGGCGCCGACCGG CGGtgccggcgggaggcgggggccgccccgcgggCGCACATGCCCGGCACGCGGCCGGCGTCGCAGCAGCCCGggggggcgccgggcccggccccccgccccccgcccccgccgcggcccagcTCGGCGGCGGACTCGGCCTGCGGCCCGGAGCcgggcggcgaggaggaggagcgggggggcccggccgcccgctcccccccggccagCGAGCGCAGCCTGGAGTTCGACTCGGGGTACTCGGAGGCCTCGGGGGGCACCTGGcgggaggaggacgaggaggaggaggaggcgccCGTGCGgcgccggcacccgccgccctGCCAGCGGGCACACCGGCtctccgccggccccgccgccccgccgcccgcccccgcccgccgcgcccgccccaaATCCACCTCGGACGCCTGCCTGGAGCAGTGGCGGGCGCCGGAGCCGGCCGAGACGCGGGACTGGACCGTGGCGCTGCTGTCGCAGAGCCGGAACCGGCAGCCCCTGGTGCTGGGTGACAACTGCTTCGCCGACCTGGTGGAGAACTGGATGGACCTGCCCGAGGTGGGCGCCGAGCCCCGGCGCCGAAGCCCCGCCGAGCCTTCCCGCCGGCTGGCCAAGCcccccgccttcctgctcagccTCTCGGGCAACGTGCGCCGCAAGCTGGCCAGCatggcccggccccggggggccgaGGGCGCCCGGCCGGGGGGCCGCGAAGCCACCAAGCGCTTCTCCTGCCCGCTGGGGCTGGGCGGGCAGCCCAAGGGCGCCTGCTTCCACCAGTCCCACAGCAACATCGCCCAGCTGGCCACGGACTTCCACCGCTTCACTGCCCTCATGAACAGCCGCAGCCGCCAGCCCATCATCTGCAACGACGTTATCGGCTACATTTAG